The Desulfohalovibrio reitneri genome contains a region encoding:
- a CDS encoding PA2779 family protein: MNAVVSHPLFKGLASCMAVLMCLVSFVPRVQAGFVPSHRSLSADVRADDLATVQQTLENKVVRERLADLGYSPGEVEQRLAALSDRELHTLASQLEALDAGAGAGGVIIAIVIIAILGFVIWYIYDDEFRVN; this comes from the coding sequence ATGAACGCCGTCGTTTCCCACCCCCTTTTCAAGGGCCTGGCCTCCTGCATGGCCGTGCTCATGTGCCTGGTGTCCTTCGTTCCCCGCGTTCAGGCGGGCTTCGTGCCCAGCCACCGCTCCCTGTCCGCGGATGTACGCGCCGACGACCTGGCCACCGTGCAACAAACCCTGGAGAACAAGGTCGTCCGCGAACGGCTGGCCGACCTGGGCTACTCCCCCGGGGAGGTCGAGCAGCGGCTGGCGGCTTTGTCCGACCGGGAACTGCACACCCTCGCCTCGCAGCTTGAAGCGCTTGACGCCGGAGCTGGCGCGGGCGGCGTGATCATCGCCATTGTCATCATCGCCATCCTGGGCTTCGTCATCTGGTACATTTATGACGACGAATTCCGGGTCAACTAG
- the hisI gene encoding phosphoribosyl-AMP cyclohydrolase — MQPDFEKCGGLVPTIAQDVEDGEVLMLAYMNEDAWERTLATGEAHYWSRSRQKLWRKGGTSGHVQKVHHIRLDCDADTVLLIVEQLGGAACHKGYKSCFYREIESAGEPVVVSEMVFDPQEVYKK; from the coding sequence ATGCAGCCAGATTTCGAGAAGTGCGGCGGGTTGGTGCCGACGATCGCGCAGGACGTCGAGGACGGCGAGGTGTTGATGCTCGCCTACATGAACGAGGACGCCTGGGAGAGGACGTTGGCCACGGGCGAGGCCCATTACTGGAGCCGGAGCAGGCAGAAGCTGTGGCGCAAGGGCGGCACGAGCGGCCATGTGCAGAAGGTGCACCATATCCGTCTGGACTGCGACGCGGACACGGTTCTGTTGATCGTGGAGCAGTTGGGCGGCGCGGCCTGCCACAAGGGGTACAAGAGCTGTTTTTATCGCGAGATCGAGAGCGCGGGGGAGCCGGTCGTGGTGAGCGAGATGGTTTTCGACCCGCAGGAGGTGTACAAGAAATGA
- a CDS encoding transposase, translating to MKRRKWTPEQKTRVVLEGLRGRPVGEVCAEYAISQNQYYKWRDQFLAQAHRAFEQEHGAQRTARLERENMKLKSLIGELTIELKKSGPFG from the coding sequence ATGAAGCGACGGAAGTGGACCCCGGAGCAGAAGACTCGGGTCGTCCTCGAAGGCCTTCGAGGACGACCCGTGGGCGAAGTGTGCGCCGAGTACGCCATCTCGCAGAACCAGTATTACAAGTGGCGCGATCAATTCCTTGCCCAGGCGCACAGAGCGTTCGAGCAAGAGCACGGCGCACAGCGTACGGCCAGACTTGAGCGCGAAAACATGAAGCTCAAAAGCCTGATCGGTGAGTTGACCATTGAGCTAAAAAAAAGCGGGCCGTTCGGATGA
- the groL gene encoding chaperonin GroEL (60 kDa chaperone family; promotes refolding of misfolded polypeptides especially under stressful conditions; forms two stacked rings of heptamers to form a barrel-shaped 14mer; ends can be capped by GroES; misfolded proteins enter the barrel where they are refolded when GroES binds), translating to MPAKDILFATRGREKLQRGVDKLANAVKVTLGPRGRNVVIEKSFGSPTITKDGVTVAKEIELEDKFENMGAQMVKEVASKTSDIAGDGTTTATILAQSVFNEGVKLVTAGRNPMAIKRGIDKAVESVVAELEKLTKPTRDQKEIAQIGTISANNDTTIGNIIADAMSKVGKEGVITVEEAKGLETTLDVVEGMQFDRGYLSPYFVTNTEKMVCEMEDPMILINEKKISNMKDLLPVLEQVAKMSKPLVIIAEEIEGEALATLVVNKLRGTLQAVAVKAPGFGERRKAMLQDIASLTGGTVVSEDVGVKLENVTVNDLGSAKRVVIDKENTTVVDGAGNAEDIKARVAQIRREIEETTSDYDREKLQERLAKLVGGVAVINVGAATETEMKEKKARVEDALNATRAAVEEGVVPGGGVALVRCCHVLDKLKGADDDEMSGIELIKRAIVEPLRQIAYNAGEEGSIVVERVKEQKDANGFNAATGEYEDLIKAGVIDPKKVTRIALQNAASVAGLLLTTECAIAESPQDNESGGGGMPGGMGGMGGMGGMGGMY from the coding sequence ATGCCTGCCAAAGACATTCTTTTCGCCACCCGCGGCCGCGAGAAACTGCAGCGCGGCGTAGACAAACTGGCCAATGCCGTGAAGGTGACCCTTGGCCCCCGCGGCCGCAACGTGGTCATCGAGAAATCCTTCGGCTCCCCCACGATCACCAAGGACGGCGTGACCGTGGCCAAGGAGATCGAGCTGGAGGACAAGTTCGAGAACATGGGCGCCCAGATGGTCAAGGAAGTCGCCTCCAAGACTTCCGACATCGCCGGTGACGGCACCACCACCGCCACCATCCTGGCCCAGTCCGTCTTCAACGAAGGCGTCAAGCTGGTGACCGCCGGCCGCAACCCCATGGCCATCAAGCGCGGCATCGACAAGGCCGTGGAGTCCGTGGTGGCCGAGCTGGAAAAGCTGACCAAGCCCACCCGCGACCAGAAAGAGATCGCCCAGATCGGCACCATCTCCGCCAACAACGACACCACCATCGGCAACATCATCGCCGACGCCATGTCCAAGGTTGGCAAGGAAGGCGTCATCACCGTCGAGGAGGCCAAGGGCCTGGAAACCACCCTGGACGTGGTCGAGGGCATGCAGTTCGACCGCGGCTACCTCTCCCCCTACTTCGTGACCAACACGGAGAAGATGGTCTGCGAGATGGAGGATCCCATGATCCTCATCAACGAAAAGAAGATCTCCAACATGAAGGACCTCCTGCCCGTGCTGGAGCAGGTGGCCAAGATGTCCAAGCCCCTGGTCATCATCGCCGAGGAGATCGAGGGCGAAGCCCTGGCCACCCTGGTGGTCAACAAGCTGCGCGGCACCCTGCAGGCCGTGGCCGTCAAGGCCCCCGGCTTCGGCGAGCGCCGCAAGGCCATGCTCCAGGACATCGCCTCCCTTACCGGCGGCACCGTGGTGTCCGAGGACGTGGGCGTGAAGCTTGAAAACGTCACCGTCAACGACCTGGGCTCCGCCAAGCGCGTGGTCATCGACAAGGAAAACACCACCGTCGTTGACGGCGCCGGCAATGCCGAGGACATCAAGGCCCGCGTGGCCCAGATCCGCCGCGAGATCGAGGAGACCACCTCCGATTACGATCGCGAGAAGCTCCAGGAGCGCCTGGCCAAGCTCGTGGGCGGCGTGGCCGTCATCAACGTCGGCGCCGCCACCGAGACCGAGATGAAGGAAAAGAAGGCCCGCGTGGAAGACGCCCTCAACGCCACCCGCGCGGCCGTCGAGGAAGGCGTCGTGCCCGGCGGCGGCGTCGCCCTGGTGCGCTGCTGCCACGTGCTCGATAAGCTCAAGGGCGCCGACGACGACGAAATGTCCGGCATCGAGCTCATCAAGCGCGCCATCGTCGAGCCCCTGCGCCAGATCGCCTACAACGCCGGCGAGGAAGGCTCCATCGTGGTGGAAAGGGTCAAGGAACAGAAAGACGCCAACGGCTTCAACGCCGCCACCGGCGAGTACGAAGACCTCATCAAGGCCGGCGTCATCGACCCCAAGAAGGTGACCCGCATCGCCCTGCAGAACGCCGCCTCCGTGGCCGGCCTGCTGCTGACCACCGAGTGCGCCATCGCCGAATCCCCGCAGGACAACGAGTCCGGCGGCGGCGGCATGCCCGGCGGCATGGGCGGCATGGGCGGCATGGGCGGCATGGGCGGCATGTACTAG
- a CDS encoding C39 family peptidase gives MRTNRSRAKAALLPVLALAAFGLLVGCASRSLPGDFRPPDGSRVLSSVPFHPQDPNQCGPASLAGILNHHGDPVKPDEIRREIFREDIQGTVSLDLALYPRTRGFATEWFAGEPDDLVRAVDAGRPLLVMVDYGFGGVAINHYMVVVGYTPEAVVVNSGRTEHKRLPWSDFHARWDNAARWTLRVTPNPPHSEVSP, from the coding sequence TTGAGGACAAATAGGTCGCGGGCCAAGGCGGCTCTTCTTCCGGTCCTGGCCCTGGCGGCCTTTGGCCTGCTCGTCGGCTGCGCTTCGCGCTCCCTCCCCGGGGACTTCCGTCCGCCGGACGGCAGCCGCGTGCTCTCCAGCGTGCCGTTCCACCCGCAGGATCCCAACCAGTGCGGCCCGGCTTCGCTGGCGGGCATCCTCAACCACCATGGCGACCCTGTGAAGCCAGACGAGATTCGGCGGGAGATTTTCCGCGAGGACATCCAGGGCACGGTCAGCCTGGACCTGGCTTTGTACCCCCGCACGCGCGGCTTCGCCACCGAGTGGTTCGCCGGGGAGCCGGACGACCTGGTGCGGGCCGTGGACGCGGGCCGTCCCCTGCTGGTCATGGTGGATTACGGATTCGGCGGGGTTGCCATCAACCACTACATGGTGGTGGTGGGCTACACTCCGGAGGCGGTGGTGGTGAACTCCGGCCGAACCGAACACAAGCGCCTGCCCTGGTCCGACTTCCACGCCCGCTGGGACAACGCCGCCCGTTGGACCCTGCGTGTCACCCCCAACCCTCCCCACAGCGAGGTATCCCCATGA
- a CDS encoding IS3 family transposase: protein MKRGPYAKVAERNADLLARIRGIKADHPFWGYRRVWAFLRFVDGVVVGQNRVYRLMSEHDLTVKPNLRLKAKRKPTGVKPRPSRPNEWWGIDMTKIKIDGYGWLYVVIVLDWRTKKVVGHYAGDQAKAWHWLSALNAAVGRQFPEGVRGGGLHLMADNGCQPTSTSFMKACRVMDIKLAFTSYNNPKGNADTERFMRTMKEELVWINEWRSPTAFYQALGSWIEEYNQGYLHSALGYKTPVTTEQELINSRTLLQKAC, encoded by the coding sequence ATGAAGCGCGGACCATATGCAAAGGTCGCCGAGCGCAACGCCGACCTCCTGGCCCGCATTCGCGGCATCAAGGCCGACCATCCGTTCTGGGGATACCGTCGGGTCTGGGCGTTCCTGCGCTTCGTGGACGGCGTTGTCGTCGGCCAAAACCGCGTCTACCGGCTCATGAGCGAGCATGACCTCACGGTGAAGCCCAACCTGCGACTCAAGGCCAAACGCAAGCCGACCGGCGTCAAGCCCCGGCCCTCGCGACCCAACGAGTGGTGGGGTATCGACATGACCAAAATCAAGATTGACGGCTACGGCTGGCTGTACGTGGTCATTGTGCTTGACTGGCGCACCAAGAAGGTCGTCGGCCACTACGCCGGCGATCAAGCCAAGGCATGGCATTGGCTCTCGGCGCTCAACGCGGCTGTCGGCAGGCAGTTCCCCGAAGGCGTGCGCGGCGGCGGTCTTCATCTCATGGCCGACAACGGCTGCCAACCGACCTCGACGAGCTTTATGAAGGCTTGCCGCGTCATGGACATCAAACTCGCCTTCACCAGCTACAACAACCCCAAAGGCAACGCCGACACAGAGCGCTTCATGCGCACCATGAAGGAAGAGCTGGTCTGGATCAATGAATGGCGTAGCCCGACGGCCTTTTACCAAGCCTTGGGCTCCTGGATCGAAGAATACAACCAAGGCTACCTGCACTCGGCGCTGGGGTATAAAACCCCGGTGACAACCGAGCAGGAACTGATCAACTCGCGGACTCTCTTACAAAAGGCTTGCTAA
- a CDS encoding MarC family protein: MFLSVCITFFFLLTPFFVLTVFLSLTADENAAARRRLAVRTTLAVLVVTFVLYFFGQAIFDIFGITLDAFRIGAGSLLFLSAVNLVGSAKAPAAGEGDVSVVPLAIPVAVGPATTGAILVMGAEGADPSERLVGLAALGTAVLALGALLYLSSPVERLLGKQGLSILTKLTGLVLAALSAQIVFTGIKNFLDL; the protein is encoded by the coding sequence ATGTTTCTCAGCGTCTGCATCACCTTCTTCTTTCTGCTGACCCCGTTCTTCGTCCTGACGGTCTTTCTCTCCCTGACCGCGGACGAGAACGCCGCCGCCCGGCGGCGGCTGGCCGTGCGCACCACCCTGGCCGTGCTGGTGGTCACTTTCGTGCTCTACTTCTTCGGCCAGGCCATCTTCGACATTTTCGGCATCACCCTGGACGCCTTCCGCATCGGCGCTGGCTCGCTGCTCTTCCTCAGCGCCGTCAACCTGGTGGGCAGCGCCAAGGCCCCGGCCGCCGGGGAGGGCGACGTGAGCGTGGTGCCCCTGGCCATCCCCGTGGCCGTGGGACCGGCCACCACCGGCGCCATCCTGGTCATGGGCGCCGAGGGCGCGGACCCCTCGGAACGGCTCGTCGGCCTGGCCGCCCTGGGCACGGCCGTGCTGGCCCTGGGCGCGCTGCTCTACCTGTCCTCGCCCGTGGAACGGCTGCTGGGCAAACAGGGGCTGTCCATCCTCACCAAGCTCACCGGCCTGGTGCTGGCCGCGCTGTCCGCGCAGATCGTCTTCACCGGAATCAAGAACTTCCTGGACCTGTAG
- a CDS encoding PA2779 family protein gives MREFLETGWFRSLAAGMAVVMCLVSFVPRVEAGFVPSDRSLSAEVRTDDLATVQKSLENKMVRERLADLGYSPEEIEQRLSMLSDQELHSLASQIDAVDSGGILGAIIVVLIIVLVVIVVLKVTDKQVAVEDK, from the coding sequence ATGCGAGAATTTCTCGAGACGGGCTGGTTCAGGTCCCTGGCCGCGGGCATGGCTGTGGTCATGTGTCTGGTTTCCTTCGTCCCGCGCGTGGAGGCGGGCTTCGTGCCCAGCGACAGGTCCCTTTCCGCCGAGGTGCGGACCGACGACCTGGCCACCGTGCAGAAGTCCCTGGAAAACAAGATGGTGCGGGAGCGGCTGGCCGACCTGGGCTACTCGCCCGAAGAGATCGAGCAGCGGCTGTCCATGCTCTCGGACCAGGAACTGCACTCCCTGGCCTCCCAGATCGACGCGGTGGACTCCGGCGGCATCCTGGGGGCCATCATCGTGGTCCTGATCATCGTGCTGGTGGTCATCGTCGTCCTCAAGGTCACGGACAAGCAGGTCGCGGTTGAGGACAAATAG
- the groES gene encoding co-chaperone GroES: MNLKPLHDRVLVKRLEEEEKTAGGIIIPDSAKEKPIRGEIKAAGPGKTGDDGKPQPMSVKTGDKVLFNKYAGTEIKVDGEEYLVMREDDILAIIE, translated from the coding sequence ATGAATCTGAAACCGCTTCACGACCGGGTTCTGGTCAAGCGCCTTGAGGAAGAGGAAAAGACCGCCGGGGGCATCATCATCCCCGATTCCGCCAAGGAAAAGCCCATTCGCGGCGAGATCAAGGCCGCCGGCCCGGGCAAGACCGGCGACGACGGCAAGCCCCAGCCCATGAGCGTCAAGACCGGCGATAAGGTGCTCTTCAACAAGTATGCCGGCACCGAGATCAAGGTCGACGGCGAAGAGTACCTCGTCATGCGCGAGGACGACATCCTGGCCATCATCGAATAG
- a CDS encoding tetratricopeptide repeat protein — MTTNSGSTSPARRWAGPVAACLALLLLSGCALPSLHRHRDALTPQEHLKLGLSYEKNGEYKLALREYEAALPEMEQAHLFMGNTYYSMQRYGEAEASYREAVETMPDDPEPRNNLAWLLLQRREDLEEAERLAREAVNLADAKHRGEYLDTFERIRAVRKGPPPGN, encoded by the coding sequence ATGACGACGAATTCCGGGTCAACTAGCCCTGCGCGGCGCTGGGCCGGGCCGGTTGCCGCCTGCCTGGCCCTGCTGCTGCTCTCCGGCTGCGCCCTGCCCTCCCTGCACCGGCACCGCGACGCCCTCACGCCGCAGGAGCATCTCAAGCTGGGGCTGTCCTACGAGAAGAACGGCGAATACAAGCTGGCCCTGCGGGAGTACGAGGCCGCCCTGCCGGAAATGGAGCAGGCCCACCTCTTCATGGGCAACACATACTACTCCATGCAGCGGTACGGCGAGGCCGAGGCAAGCTACCGCGAAGCGGTGGAGACCATGCCGGACGACCCCGAGCCGCGCAACAACCTGGCCTGGCTGCTTTTACAGCGGCGCGAGGACCTGGAGGAGGCGGAGCGGCTGGCCCGCGAAGCGGTCAACCTGGCGGACGCCAAGCACCGGGGCGAGTACCTGGACACCTTCGAGCGGATCCGGGCCGTGCGCAAGGGCCCTCCGCCCGGGAACTGA
- a CDS encoding ATP-binding protein: MTNPAVMAYRYLCRLSFAAKIYLGIGGLLFMAGVASVLLSSNISGAALTKEAKKRGATLASSLAARSVGPILSVDLLRLKNMTDEAASSPDIVYAFVLDSRGQVLAHSFIGGFPVELARANPIPRDEGQSDAVLDIGSQRVYDFAHHVDVEGDTLGVVRVGLSQDRIRAARRDVAWAIVLSLGLVAVLAVGLGSVFIRTVTRRLGALRESAEEVVKGNLDVLAGPTISANCWEIMNCDRKECPAYGDPCRRCWYVAGTLCPECAPGDYPHKIESCSDCRVYRENRGDEIQDLAEAFDVMAVSLKTHIDELKSTEKNLARSEQLLRTIFDVTPDLVSLQDENGAYRAVNKAFCRYFNLREQDIIGRTDHSVFSIQDQHTNRVEDKEILQTGIPVSKEVMVSHENAKRWFHIVKVPVYDAESNIIGLLLTARDISAVKNYQEQLIQSQKMEDLGRLAGGVAHEINTPLGIILGYTQMLLEDLPEKSQEHEDVAVIEKQTKVCKKIVADLLGFSRQSESSLQKMDLNESIDEVANLVRTIFKQDRVELELDLDPKIPPIEGDKEKLKSVWLNLVNNAFDSIGQDGTIFIRSKLCKHRRRVVVFFADSGSGISQENLKKIFDPFFTTKQVGKGTGLGLSISFGIIKEHKGRISAVSPAPVDYLGSGHGQIKQPGPGTVFIIELPLTSEGLPEEECEEFADVTGDAAVRV, encoded by the coding sequence ATGACCAACCCGGCGGTAATGGCCTACCGCTACCTCTGCCGCCTCTCCTTCGCGGCCAAAATCTACCTGGGCATCGGCGGCCTGCTCTTCATGGCCGGGGTGGCCTCGGTGCTGCTCTCCTCCAACATCTCCGGCGCGGCCCTGACCAAGGAGGCCAAGAAACGCGGGGCCACCCTGGCCTCCTCCCTGGCCGCCCGCTCCGTGGGCCCCATCCTCTCCGTAGACCTTTTGCGGCTGAAGAACATGACCGATGAGGCCGCCTCCTCGCCGGACATCGTCTACGCCTTCGTGCTGGACTCGCGGGGACAGGTGCTGGCCCATTCCTTCATCGGCGGCTTCCCTGTGGAACTGGCCCGGGCCAACCCCATTCCGCGGGATGAGGGCCAGTCCGACGCCGTTCTCGACATCGGCTCCCAGCGCGTCTACGACTTCGCCCACCACGTGGACGTGGAAGGCGACACCCTGGGCGTGGTCCGGGTGGGCCTGTCCCAGGACCGCATCCGCGCCGCCCGGCGCGACGTGGCCTGGGCCATCGTCCTCTCCCTGGGGCTGGTGGCTGTCCTGGCCGTGGGACTGGGCTCGGTCTTCATCCGCACCGTCACCCGCCGCTTGGGCGCCCTGCGGGAGTCCGCCGAGGAAGTGGTCAAGGGCAACCTCGACGTCCTGGCCGGGCCGACCATATCCGCCAACTGCTGGGAGATAATGAACTGCGACCGCAAGGAGTGCCCGGCCTACGGCGACCCCTGCCGCCGCTGCTGGTACGTGGCCGGAACCCTCTGCCCGGAGTGCGCCCCCGGCGACTACCCCCACAAGATCGAGTCTTGCAGTGACTGCCGCGTCTACCGCGAAAACCGGGGCGACGAGATTCAGGACCTGGCCGAGGCCTTCGACGTCATGGCCGTCTCCCTCAAGACGCACATCGACGAACTCAAGTCCACGGAAAAGAACCTGGCCCGCTCCGAGCAACTACTGCGCACCATCTTCGACGTCACCCCGGACCTGGTCTCCCTGCAGGACGAGAACGGGGCCTACCGAGCCGTGAACAAGGCCTTCTGCCGCTATTTCAACCTGCGCGAGCAGGACATCATCGGCCGCACCGACCACTCGGTATTCTCCATCCAGGACCAGCACACCAACCGCGTGGAGGACAAGGAGATCCTGCAGACCGGCATCCCCGTGTCCAAGGAGGTCATGGTCTCCCACGAGAACGCCAAGCGCTGGTTCCACATCGTCAAGGTGCCGGTCTACGACGCCGAGTCAAACATCATCGGCCTCCTCCTCACCGCCCGCGACATCTCCGCGGTGAAGAACTACCAGGAACAGCTCATCCAGTCCCAGAAGATGGAGGACCTGGGCAGGCTGGCCGGAGGCGTGGCCCACGAGATCAACACCCCCCTGGGCATCATCCTCGGCTACACCCAGATGCTTCTGGAGGACCTGCCCGAAAAGTCCCAGGAGCACGAAGACGTAGCCGTCATCGAAAAGCAGACCAAGGTCTGCAAGAAAATCGTGGCCGACCTCCTCGGCTTCTCCCGCCAGTCCGAGTCCTCGCTGCAGAAGATGGACCTCAACGAGTCCATCGACGAGGTGGCCAACCTGGTCCGCACCATTTTCAAGCAGGACCGGGTGGAGCTGGAGCTGGACCTCGACCCCAAAATACCCCCCATCGAGGGCGACAAGGAAAAGCTCAAATCGGTCTGGCTCAACCTGGTCAACAACGCCTTCGACTCCATCGGCCAGGACGGCACCATCTTCATCCGCTCCAAGCTCTGCAAGCACCGCCGACGGGTGGTGGTATTCTTCGCCGACTCCGGCTCGGGCATCTCCCAGGAGAACCTCAAGAAAATCTTCGACCCCTTCTTCACCACCAAGCAGGTGGGCAAGGGCACCGGCCTGGGCCTGTCCATCTCCTTCGGCATCATCAAGGAGCACAAGGGCCGCATCTCCGCCGTATCCCCCGCGCCGGTGGATTACCTGGGCTCCGGCCACGGCCAAATCAAGCAGCCCGGCCCCGGCACCGTCTTCATCATCGAACTGCCCCTCACCTCCGAAGGCCTGCCCGAGGAGGAATGCGAGGAGTTCGCCGACGTCACCGGCGACGCCGCCGTGCGCGTCTAG
- the hisG gene encoding ATP phosphoribosyltransferase has translation MSKLKLGIPKGSLQDATIKLFAKAGWKINPSHRNYFPEINDESMQCSMCRAQEMSRYVADGTLDVGLTGKDWIEENESDVVVVSDLVYSKVSNRPARWVLAVAGDSPYEKPEDLRGKKIATELCNFTRKWFSEQGIDVDVEFSWGATEAKVVEGLCDAIVEVTETGTTIRAHGLRIIKDMMYTNTRLIANKEAWEDPFKRKKIEQINMLLKGALEAEALVGLKMNVPADKVDTVMELLPALTAPTVAHLHNSDWVSVEIVVAESTVRDLIPQLVDHGASGIIEYALNKVI, from the coding sequence ATGAGCAAATTGAAGCTGGGTATTCCCAAGGGATCGTTGCAGGACGCGACCATCAAGCTGTTCGCCAAGGCGGGCTGGAAGATCAATCCCAGCCACCGCAACTATTTCCCCGAGATCAACGACGAGAGCATGCAGTGCTCCATGTGCCGCGCCCAGGAGATGAGCCGGTACGTGGCCGACGGCACCCTGGACGTGGGGCTGACGGGCAAGGACTGGATCGAGGAGAACGAGTCCGACGTGGTGGTGGTTTCCGACCTGGTCTACTCCAAGGTCTCCAACCGCCCGGCCCGCTGGGTGCTGGCCGTGGCCGGGGATTCCCCCTACGAGAAGCCGGAGGACCTGCGGGGCAAGAAGATCGCCACGGAGCTTTGCAACTTCACCCGCAAGTGGTTTTCCGAGCAGGGCATCGACGTGGACGTGGAGTTTTCCTGGGGCGCCACCGAGGCCAAGGTGGTGGAGGGGCTGTGCGACGCCATCGTGGAGGTGACCGAGACCGGCACCACCATTCGCGCCCACGGCCTGCGCATCATCAAGGACATGATGTACACCAACACCCGCCTCATCGCGAACAAGGAGGCCTGGGAGGATCCCTTCAAGCGCAAGAAGATCGAGCAGATCAACATGCTGCTCAAGGGCGCTCTGGAGGCCGAGGCCCTGGTGGGGCTGAAGATGAACGTGCCCGCGGACAAGGTGGACACGGTCATGGAGCTGCTGCCCGCGCTGACCGCGCCCACGGTGGCCCACCTGCACAATTCCGACTGGGTGTCGGTGGAGATCGTGGTGGCCGAGTCCACGGTGCGGGACCTGATTCCGCAGCTGGTGGACCACGGCGCCAGCGGCATCATCGAGTACGCCCTGAACAAGGTCATCTAG
- a CDS encoding phosphate/phosphite/phosphonate ABC transporter substrate-binding protein has translation MPPADEPRRVWRDLTRTFLLLAPLLAGLAALVLALALAGCGDDEEVVQVDLSKRVEVNLEQPPGGLTYAYLPQYSHTVSYRRHGPLVDYLAEATGLRLRQVFPDTFDDHISMVGEGAIDISFLNPFAYVKINQRFGATAFARIEEPGSRGFYGEIIARRDNEFISSLLDCRGKRWIAVDPTSAGGYLFPLGHFLEHGLSKSDFAEIDFAPGPGGKQEKVVLAVYYGKFEVGTVRSGTRALLADRIDLDELKVVASTRDYPGWTFAARKGLSASVTQRIRDALLALDRDDPDDRAILERAHFQGVVAARDSDFDPVRDLIKRLESAGEITVGGGQ, from the coding sequence ATGCCGCCGGCGGACGAACCTCGACGCGTCTGGCGGGACCTGACCCGCACCTTCCTCCTGCTGGCCCCCCTGCTGGCCGGGCTGGCCGCTCTCGTCCTCGCCCTGGCGCTGGCCGGCTGCGGCGACGACGAGGAGGTGGTCCAGGTCGACCTCTCCAAGCGCGTGGAGGTCAACCTGGAGCAGCCCCCGGGCGGCCTGACCTACGCCTACCTGCCGCAGTACTCCCACACCGTTTCCTACCGCCGCCACGGCCCGCTTGTGGACTATCTGGCCGAGGCCACCGGCCTGCGGCTGCGCCAGGTCTTTCCGGACACCTTCGACGACCACATCTCCATGGTCGGCGAAGGGGCCATCGACATCTCCTTTCTCAACCCCTTCGCCTACGTGAAGATCAACCAGCGCTTCGGGGCCACCGCCTTCGCCCGCATCGAGGAACCGGGCTCCCGAGGCTTCTACGGCGAGATCATCGCCCGCCGCGACAACGAGTTCATATCCTCCCTGCTGGACTGCCGGGGCAAGCGCTGGATCGCCGTGGACCCCACCTCGGCCGGGGGCTACCTCTTTCCCCTGGGCCACTTCCTGGAGCACGGCCTCTCCAAGTCGGACTTCGCCGAGATCGATTTCGCCCCCGGGCCGGGTGGCAAGCAGGAAAAGGTCGTCCTGGCCGTGTACTACGGCAAGTTCGAAGTGGGCACTGTGCGCTCCGGCACCCGAGCCCTGCTGGCCGACCGCATCGACCTGGACGAGCTCAAGGTGGTGGCCTCCACCCGCGACTACCCCGGCTGGACCTTCGCCGCCCGCAAGGGCCTGTCCGCCTCCGTCACCCAGCGCATACGCGACGCCCTGCTGGCCCTGGACCGCGATGACCCGGACGACAGGGCCATCCTGGAGCGTGCCCACTTCCAGGGCGTGGTGGCCGCCAGGGACTCCGACTTCGACCCGGTGCGCGACCTCATCAAGCGGCTGGAGTCGGCCGGGGAGATCACCGTGGGAGGCGGCCAATGA